ACGTGCGTCGCGCCAAGCTCTACTACCTGCGCGAACTGCGTGGCAAGAAGGCGAAGATCAAGGAAAAGCGCTGAGCGCGCTGCTCCGCCTGACGAAGCTCTCGTCGCGGGACCGGTCACGACGCTCGCTACTGTGGTGCCTGTGACCGGACCCACCGACTCTGCCGACGCGCGCTCGGAGGGCAGCATCGAATCCGATTCGGACCTCGACTCTGATTCCGTGCAGGCGCCGGACTCCTCCGAGGACGACTCGCAGGACACGGCGCCCAAGCGCAAGCATTCCACGGCGCGTGAAATCGCCATTCTGGCGACCATCGCCCTGGTGCTCTACTACGTGACGCTGACGTTCATCGCGCGTCCGTATCTGATTCCCTCGGAATCCATGGAGCCAACGCTGCACGGCTGTGCCGGTTGCGTGGGTGACCGGATCATGGTCGACAAGGTGACCTACCGGTTCTCCAAGCCCGAACCCGGCGATGTAGTGGTGTTCAAGGGTCCGCCGTCGTGGAACATCGGATACAAGTCGATCCGCTCGGACAACACCGCGATCCGCTGGGTGCAGAACGCCCTCTCCTTCGTGGGCTTCGTGCCGCCGGATGAGAACGACCTCGTCAAGCGGGTTATCGCCGTCGGTGGTCAGACGATCCAGTGCCGTGCCGACACGGGTCTGACGGTCGACGGTAAACAGCTGAACGAGCCGTATCTGGATCCGGCGACCATGATGGCCGATCCGGGTGTGTACCCGTGCCTGGGTCCTGAGTTCGGCCCGGTGACCGTCCCGCCCGACCGGCTGTGGGTGATGGGCGACAACCGGACTCATTCGGCCGATTCACGTTTCCACTGCAGCAATCTGCCCGCCGACGCGCAAAAAGGTCTGCTGTGTACCGGCGACCCGATGGCCGGAACGGTTCCGGTGGAGAATGTGATCGGAAAGGCACGGTTCATCGCCTGGCCGCCGTCCCGATGGGGCGGCATCAACGGCGCGAACCCGCAGACCGACTCCTAGGAGCTGCCCTGTGCCTCCAGTGGTGAAGACGTCGTGGCCGCCGCGAACGGTGATCCGGAGGTCATCCGGACTGCGCACCCTGGAATCAGCGCTGTATCGCAACGGTCTGGGCCCGGTTGCCGGGGTGGACGAAGTGGGACGCGGCGCCTGCGCGGGACCATTGGTGGTGGCGGCCTGTGTGCTGGGCCCCAATCGGATGGACAGCTTGGCCTCGCTCGACGATTCCAAGAAATTGGGTGAGCGTGAGAGGGAGCGGTTGTTCCCCCTGATTCGCCGCTACGCATTGGCGTATCACGTGGTCTTCATTCCCTCCGGCGAGGTAGACCGTCTCGGTGTGCACGTGGCCAACATCGAGGGCATGCGGCGAGCAGTGGCGGGGTTGTCGCTGCGGCCCGGATATGTGTTGTCCGACGGTTTTCGCGTCCCTGGTCTGGCGGTGCCGTCGTTGCCGGTGATCGGGGGAGATGCGGCGGCTGCCTGTATCGCAGCGGCCAGTGTGCTCGCCAAGGTCAGCCGGGATCGGCTGATGGTCGAGATGGAACAGCACCATCCCGGGTACGGGTTCGCCGAGCACAAGGGGTACAGCACTCCCGCGCACTCCGCGGCGTTGGCGGAGTTGGGGCCGTGTGTGGAGCACCGCCACTCGTATGTGAACGTGCGGCGGGCCGCAGAGACTGCAGATGTGCGGCGGGCCGCAGAGACGGCAGATGTGCGGCGGGCCGCAGAGACAGCAGATGTGCGGCGGGCCGCAGAGATGACGGACGTATGACCGGATGCGGCACCAATGCGGCATGCTGAAGTGGCGTACGCAAAGATGATCGACAGGGCATCAGCACAACCAGAAGGACAGCACACCAGATGAGCGCCGAGGATCTCGAGAAGTATGAAACCGAGATGGAGCTCTCGCTGTACCGCGAATACAAGGACATCGTCGGGCAGTTCAGCTACGTCGTCGAGACCGAGCGTCGGTTCTACCTGGCCAACAGTGTGGAGCTGATTCCGCGGAACTCCGAGGGCGAGGTCTATTTCGAGCTGAGGCTCGCCGACGCCTGGGTCTGGGACATGTACCGCCCGGCTCGGTTCGTCAAACAGGTGCGGGTGATCACGTTCAAGGACGTGAATATCGAAGAGGTCGAGAAGCCCGAGCTGCGGCTGCCGGAGTAGCCGCGAACAGGAGGACGACACGGTGGCGACGGTCAGTACGGGTTCCGACGATATTCGCCGCCGCGCCGATGAGGTCCTGACGCGCCTGCCCGAGGTTCGGTCGTGGCAGGAGCCGCTGTACCGGGATCTGCATCAGCATCCGGAACTCTCGCATCAGGAACGGCGTACCGCCGGCGTGGTCGCCGCGCGTCTGCGCGAGTCCGGGCTGACAGTTCACGAAGGTGTCGGCGGGACGGGCGTGATCTGCGTGCTGCGCAACGGCGAGGGGCCCGCGGTGCTGTTGCGGGCGGACATGGACGCCTTACCGGTGACCGAGGCAACCGGTCTGCCGTATGCCAGCTCTCAGGAGCGCGTCATGCACGCGTGTGGCCATGACATCCACGTCACCTGCCTGTTGGGCGCGGCCGACTTGTTCGCTCGGGCCACAGATCATTGGCGGGGCACAGTGATTGCCCTCTTCCAGCCGGCCGAGGAGGTCGGTGACGGCGCCAAGGCGATGGTCGACGATGGTCTGGCCGAGCTGATCGGCCCTGTCGATGTGGCGCTGGCTCAACACGTGGGACCCGCGCCCGCCGGGTATGTTGCGGTCTGCAATGGCCCGGCGCTGGCAGCTGCGGACAGCATGCGCATCACCGTCTACGGACGGGGCGGGCATGGTTCGATGCCCCAGTCGACGGTGGATCCGGTGGTGCTGGCGGCGATGATCGTGATCCGGCTGCAGATGATCGTGTCCCGTGAGGTGGCCGCGACGGAAACGGTGGTGCTGACCGTCGGCAGTATCCACAGCGGTGAGAAGAGCAACGTCATCGGCGATCACGCTGTGCTGCAACTCAATCTGCGTACATATGACGCGACGGTGCGGACGTCGGTGCTCGATGCGATCCGACGGGTGGTGGTGGCCGAATGCCAGGCATCCGGTTCTCCGCGCGAGCCGGAGTTCGAGTTGTACGACAGTTTTCCGCCGACGGTCAACGACGACGCAGTGACCGAACGGGTGCATTCAGCGTTCGCCGAGTTCTTCGGATCCCGGGCAGCCACCATGGGGCCGCAGGCTGCCAGTGAGGATTTCAGCGACATCCCCAATGCACTTGGCGTGCCCTACACCTACTGGGGCGTCGGCGGCATCGACGAACAGCAGTACCGGACTGCCGTCGATGCGGGGCGGGTCGGCGCAGACATCCCGGTCAACCATTCGCCTCGATTCGCCCCGGTGATCCAGCCGACGCTGGACACCGGCACACAGGCGCTGGTGGTGGCCGCGCTCAGTTGGCTTTAGCTCCGAGGTGTTCGTCGAAGAAGGCGAACACGCGCGACCAGGCATCGGCGGTGGCGGCCTCGTTGTAGCCGAAGCCGGTGATCCGCAGAAACGACTGCCCGGGCAGTTGGTTGGCGAAGCTGTGCCCGGCGTCGGGGTAGACCTTGATGTCGGCCGGAATGGTCTTGTCGTCGACGATGCGCTGCAGGCGGGCGGGGGCCCCGATGCCGAGAGGGTCGCGGCGGCCGAAGCTGGCCACGACCGGGCACGACGCATCCAGAGTCTGGGCGAGACCTCGCGGCAGGGGAGTGCCGTAGAACGGTGCGGCTGCGCCGAATCCTTTGGGGCCCAGTACGAGCGCGAACTGGCCGCCCATACAGAAACCGGCGATGCCGACCGCTCCGGTGCATTGCGCGTGTGAGCGCAGGTGGTCGCGCGCGGCCAGGATGTCGTCGAGCGCCCGGCCCCGTTGGGCCATCAGCTCGCGCATCACTCGCGTGACGCACCGGGCCCGACCGCCGCGGGCGTAGAGGTTCGGCGTGAGGGCGAGATAGCCCGCGGCTGCAACGCGCTCGGAGATCGCCTCGTTGTCGGGGGCGTACCCGATCGCATCGTGGATGATCACCACCCCGGGCCACGGCCCGTCACCATCGGGCAGGCTGAGCAGGGCGTCGATCGGACCGGCCGGGGTATCCATGGTGATCGTCGTCACCGGATCTACGGTAATGGGTGATCGTCAGGTTCCGCAGAAGGTGCGGTAGGCGCCGAAGCCGGCAGGCGCGGGTGCGGCATATCGTTCGAGCCCCGGGCGCTCGACATAGGGCGCCGCGAGGGCGTGCATCAGGTGCTCGACGGGTTCGAGGTCACCGTCGGTGGCCGCGCTCAACGCCGCCTCGACCAGATGGTTACGGGGAATGTAGATGGGGTTGACCCGGTCCATCGCGGCGGCGTCGGGCCGCAGGGCCTGCCAGCGTGCCAGCCACTCGTCGAATCCGGCGGGCAGCGTGGTTTCTCCCCGCGCGGCACGGCTCAGGTTACGGAAGAACGACGTGTAATCCGTTTGGTTCTGTTGCAGCAGCACCAGCAGGTCGTCGATCAGGGGGCGAGCCGTCTGCCCATCAGTGTCGGCCGGCAGTCCGAGCTTGCTGCGCATCCCGGCCGACCATGCCGCGTCGAACTGCGGACCGAACTCGTGCAGTGCCCCGGTGGCGAGTTCGACGGCGTGATCGCCGTCGTCGGCGAGCAGGGGCAGCAGCGATTCGGCGAAGCGGGCCAGGTTCCACGCGGCCACTGCCGGCTGATTGCCGTAGGCGTAGCGGCCGCCATGGTCGATCGAACTGAATACCGTTGCGGGATCGAAGGTTTCCATGAAGGCGCACGGCCCGTAGTCGATGGTCTCACCTGAGATGGTCATGTTGTCTGTATTCATCACGCCGTGCACGAATCCGACCAGCATCCACTGGGCCAGCAGCTCAGCCTGTGCCGCGATGACCGCCTGGTACAGCGCCAGGTAGGGGTTGGCGGCGTGGGCCGCGTCGGGGTGGTGACGCGCGATGGCGTGGTCGGCCAGCCGCCGCAGCAGACCGATGTCGCCGACGGCCTGGGCGTGCGCGCTCGCGTACTGGAAGCTGCCGACTCGCAGGTGACTGGCGGCGATCCTGGCCAGCACCGCCCCCGGCTGCAGGGTCTCGCGCCGGACATCGCGTCCAGTGGCGACGACTGCCAGGGCTCGGGTGGTGGGAACGCCCATGGCGTGCATCGCCTCGCTGACGATGTACTCGCGCAGCATGGGTCCGACGACGGCCAGACCGTCGCCGCCTCGGGCGAAGGGCGTGCGTCCGGAACCTTTCAGATGCAGGTCCCGGGGGCCGGCGTCGGCGACGAGTTCGCCGAGCAGCAGGGCGCGGCCGTCGCCCAAGCGCGGGACGTACCCGCCGAACTGATGTCCGGCATAGGCCTGCGCGACGGGAGTGGCACCGTCGGGAACGACGGTGCCCGACAGCAGGCCGAGCCCGTCCGGGCTGCGCAGCCACGTGGCGTCGAGACCGAGTTCGTTTGCCAACGACTCGTTGAGCACCAGCAAGCGCAGCGCCGGAGCCGGCTCGGCCTGCCACGCAACGGCCATCTCGGGCAGGGCGCGGGCAAAACGGTTCTCGAGCACGACAGTCGGTTCGGATGCGACGCTCACGCCTCGAGCCTACGGACCGCTACAGGCTGCCCAGGTCATCCGGCACGTCGACGGCATACTGCTGAAGAACGTCGAGAGGTACCACGTCGAGGGTGCGCTCGTGGGTGGCGGCCAGTACCACCGGCGCCGCCTTGCCGTCGTCGTGCGCGCGCAGCCAGTTGTGGGCGGTGACGCACCAACGGTCTCCTGGCCTCAGGCCGGGGAATCGGTACTGCGGCGCCGGGGTCGACAGGTCGTTGCCGATGGACCGCTGGTGTTCGAGGAACTCGGCGGTCACGACGGCGCAGATGGTGTGCCTGCCCTGGTCGGCATCGCCGGTCGAGCAACATCCGTCGCGATAGAAGCCGGTGAGCGGGTCGGTGCCGCACTCTTCGAGCCTGCCGCC
The window above is part of the Mycolicibacterium fortuitum subsp. fortuitum genome. Proteins encoded here:
- the lepB gene encoding signal peptidase I, with product MQAPDSSEDDSQDTAPKRKHSTAREIAILATIALVLYYVTLTFIARPYLIPSESMEPTLHGCAGCVGDRIMVDKVTYRFSKPEPGDVVVFKGPPSWNIGYKSIRSDNTAIRWVQNALSFVGFVPPDENDLVKRVIAVGGQTIQCRADTGLTVDGKQLNEPYLDPATMMADPGVYPCLGPEFGPVTVPPDRLWVMGDNRTHSADSRFHCSNLPADAQKGLLCTGDPMAGTVPVENVIGKARFIAWPPSRWGGINGANPQTDS
- a CDS encoding ribonuclease HII, whose amino-acid sequence is MKTSWPPRTVIRRSSGLRTLESALYRNGLGPVAGVDEVGRGACAGPLVVAACVLGPNRMDSLASLDDSKKLGERERERLFPLIRRYALAYHVVFIPSGEVDRLGVHVANIEGMRRAVAGLSLRPGYVLSDGFRVPGLAVPSLPVIGGDAAAACIAAASVLAKVSRDRLMVEMEQHHPGYGFAEHKGYSTPAHSAALAELGPCVEHRHSYVNVRRAAETADVRRAAETADVRRAAETADVRRAAEMTDV
- a CDS encoding DUF2469 domain-containing protein: MSAEDLEKYETEMELSLYREYKDIVGQFSYVVETERRFYLANSVELIPRNSEGEVYFELRLADAWVWDMYRPARFVKQVRVITFKDVNIEEVEKPELRLPE
- a CDS encoding amidohydrolase; the encoded protein is MATVSTGSDDIRRRADEVLTRLPEVRSWQEPLYRDLHQHPELSHQERRTAGVVAARLRESGLTVHEGVGGTGVICVLRNGEGPAVLLRADMDALPVTEATGLPYASSQERVMHACGHDIHVTCLLGAADLFARATDHWRGTVIALFQPAEEVGDGAKAMVDDGLAELIGPVDVALAQHVGPAPAGYVAVCNGPALAAADSMRITVYGRGGHGSMPQSTVDPVVLAAMIVIRLQMIVSREVAATETVVLTVGSIHSGEKSNVIGDHAVLQLNLRTYDATVRTSVLDAIRRVVVAECQASGSPREPEFELYDSFPPTVNDDAVTERVHSAFAEFFGSRAATMGPQAASEDFSDIPNALGVPYTYWGVGGIDEQQYRTAVDAGRVGADIPVNHSPRFAPVIQPTLDTGTQALVVAALSWL
- a CDS encoding dienelactone hydrolase family protein; the protein is MTTITMDTPAGPIDALLSLPDGDGPWPGVVIIHDAIGYAPDNEAISERVAAAGYLALTPNLYARGGRARCVTRVMRELMAQRGRALDDILAARDHLRSHAQCTGAVGIAGFCMGGQFALVLGPKGFGAAAPFYGTPLPRGLAQTLDASCPVVASFGRRDPLGIGAPARLQRIVDDKTIPADIKVYPDAGHSFANQLPGQSFLRITGFGYNEAATADAWSRVFAFFDEHLGAKAN
- a CDS encoding protein adenylyltransferase SelO, which produces MSVASEPTVVLENRFARALPEMAVAWQAEPAPALRLLVLNESLANELGLDATWLRSPDGLGLLSGTVVPDGATPVAQAYAGHQFGGYVPRLGDGRALLLGELVADAGPRDLHLKGSGRTPFARGGDGLAVVGPMLREYIVSEAMHAMGVPTTRALAVVATGRDVRRETLQPGAVLARIAASHLRVGSFQYASAHAQAVGDIGLLRRLADHAIARHHPDAAHAANPYLALYQAVIAAQAELLAQWMLVGFVHGVMNTDNMTISGETIDYGPCAFMETFDPATVFSSIDHGGRYAYGNQPAVAAWNLARFAESLLPLLADDGDHAVELATGALHEFGPQFDAAWSAGMRSKLGLPADTDGQTARPLIDDLLVLLQQNQTDYTSFFRNLSRAARGETTLPAGFDEWLARWQALRPDAAAMDRVNPIYIPRNHLVEAALSAATDGDLEPVEHLMHALAAPYVERPGLERYAAPAPAGFGAYRTFCGT
- a CDS encoding DUF2237 family protein, with protein sequence MADRNVLGGRLEECGTDPLTGFYRDGCCSTGDADQGRHTICAVVTAEFLEHQRSIGNDLSTPAPQYRFPGLRPGDRWCVTAHNWLRAHDDGKAAPVVLAATHERTLDVVPLDVLQQYAVDVPDDLGSL